One genomic region from Astyanax mexicanus isolate ESR-SI-001 unplaced genomic scaffold, AstMex3_surface scaffold_38, whole genome shotgun sequence encodes:
- the LOC125794062 gene encoding uncharacterized protein LOC125794062 yields the protein MALLNYPVPELDVTLKEASRVLQLILSPEEYVHYRNALSQQTEALQETQERLKSIASGQENWVTDQFKKRLLSCYDPLPTSTAIPSVLPPSKAKGEYAQLERASTLLWAAAKLYSEPGLIEGDVPTERTQQSEVFAASRLPGKSQDQIKVYPDSLHAIVTCRGGVFPIQILRNPSPGGTVSPLPLHDIYAQLAHVMSLPAAQPAQDPSNICGLSALHRQTWHCIREEILKGGGEAAESIGVMESAILALSLEDCPEPADLADILNAVRLGGADGQCLRYYDKVVNMVVFKDSTAGMVFEHCALDGMVAGLVVESVWRLSESQNVEHMKTQPLINGSDVASSHPKALKFTLEGVKNLSPRLSSQPQASNPVITFEVSSYPDVFTTLRGHRGLYDAWINFTLQLSLKQALGESAAHNIMVTPTHMRHYKHGRCDPTYSITMQSHKLVTALGSCIGPDNVPRYTTELFRQFHLAFLEHKNLIKATKNGHGVGPHLAVLRRGMSQDNPLKKYLDLFGCPSIYLTGSDLMEGVECAVGNVYATDQLAVTYLGKKDKVRLVLNGKGTFASILGKLKQCLELNLKLVMLLAVRYAIAGQMGAIECLLQKEEGSVNGTAAEDFSQVVAPKEGKKVKQKGPTGSAHVEKQAYTIVIHGGAGEEMMLSHKVVEVVEFALQTALTLGAQVLSHGGSSLDAVQRSVAALEDCFLFNAGKGSVYNHNGHHEMEATIVDGHSKNSGSVACMRSAKNPVKAARQVMEKSVHSLLTGDGAEEFLDSLQDKEKPMDAEYFHTDVRYKELALKLSGRKNNHPQTVGAVALDCWGKLAAATSTGGLVGKWKGRVGDTAIVGAGIYADSKLAVTCSGDGDAFLRETVAHKVASLYNLKGYSLAQACREVIYEDLGGKCAGIIAIDHKGEAVVETNAGVMFVGSMVNGVARAEVFRPMISFANVVWETDEFVAYLHPEPWTPGTTILTRKALNGPCSIFQLTVPEFVAMLLGAQTVANLLCEKLDVYRCALVFMPQQDKPAHIKILPIRGLKPNWEPHLALEEDFHIHDPGYCSSKSGPRCEDAHLDQVQAKIRACLPTANAPSCYDFHGDPSHDGLFSRIVRGEEQQWRVWEDNEHVAFLTPFPNTPGLTVLVPRKPLTSDIFRLEKSDYTALILATRKVAQLLQEGMGARGVALIFEGFEIDYAHAKLIPLVTKPGEVPPSMPSPQFCPTYPGYVTSADGPPASAEVLNEIHTNITKTIAPRSWEHPQSHSTLAIKSQWYRNLFQIQNTLFHSTVEYFNNKCKYAYALTPITTDTISSPMGLGSDSEPVFVNMLGQDVYLADSMQFVLEYFLRFQDGLPGAYYVSPSFRGEDPDATHLNQFYHIECELLGDMDEAISIAEGFVAHLTHTMLKNHSKIILSTAGTLSHVQDMIKRLEDPLPRVTLDQAITMLPSPDCLEWVQEGQPQFGRKLTRKGERTLIEKYGGAVWLTEMDHLSVPFYQAYVEGSGRTKAKAADLLFGLGETVGLGERHPNPEMVQEALRHHAVPEESYKWYMNMRQVIPLTTSGWGMGTERFLCWLLQHGDVRDMQIIPRMKAKKYMP from the exons ATGGCCCTACTCAATTATCCAGTTCCAGAGTTGGACGTCACTCTAAAAGAAGCGAGCCGTGTCCTTCAGCTCATTCTGAGCCCCGAGGAGTATGTCCACTACAGGAATGCACTCTCCCAGCAGACCGAGGCTCTTCAGGAGACCCAGGAACGGCTGAAGTCCATCGCCTCTGGCCAAGAGAACTGGGTGACCGATCAATTCAAGAAGCGGTTGCTATCCTGTTATGACCCCCTGCCCACCTCTACGGCTATTCCCTCAGTCCTACCTCCATCCAAGGCTAAGGGAGAGTATGCACAGCTGGAAAGGGCCTCCACTCTGCTATGGGCTGCAGCCAAGCTGTACAGTGAGCCTGGGCTAATCGAGGGTGATGTGCCAACAGAGCGCACACAACAGTCTGAGGTCTTTGCTGCCAGTCGCTTACCAGGCAAGAGCCAAGATCAGATAAAA gTGTATCCTGACAGCCTCCATGCCATTGTGACCTGCAGAGGGGGTGTGTTTCCCATTCAAATTTTGAGGAACCCAAGTCCAGGAGGCACTGTCTCACCATTGCCTCTTCATGACATCTACGCTCAGTTGGCCCATGTGATGAGTCTGCCGGCTGCACAGCCTGCACAAGACCCGTCCAACATCTGTGGACTATCTGCTCTTCATCGCCAGACCTGGCACTGTATCAGGGAGGAGATTCTGAAGGGTGGTGGTGAGGCAGCAGAATCAATCGGGGTGATGGAGAGTGCCATTCTGGCCCTGTCGCTGGAAGACTGCCCTGAACCAGCTGATCTGGCGGATATCCTCAATGCTGTCCGTTTGGGAGGAGCTGATGGACAGTGCCTGAGGTATTATGACAAG GTGGTAAACATGGTGGTGTTCAAAGACAGCACGGCAGGCATGGTGTTTGAACACTGTGCCCTGGATGGGATGGTGGCTGGTCTGGTTGTTGAAAGTGTGTGGCGCCTTTCAGAGTCTCAAAACGTAGAGCATATGAAGACCCAGCCACTGATAAACGGGTCAGATGTTGCTTCCTCACACCCAAAAGCTCTGAAATTTACACTGGAAGGTGTGAAGAACCTAAGTCCTCGTCTTAGTAGCCAGCCACAAGCAAGTAACCCTGTCATCACATTTGAGGTTTCATCCTATCCAGATGTTTTCACAACTCTAAGAGGTCATAGAGGTCTATATGATGCATGGATCAATTTCACATTGCAGCTCTCCCTGAAGCAAGCCCTTGGGGAATCAGCTGCTCACAACATCATGGTGACTCCTACTCATATGAGGCACTACAAACATGGCCGCTGTGATCCAACATACTCAATCACAATGCAGTCTCACAAACTTGTTACAGCGCTGGGATCCTGCATTGGGCCAGACAACGTTCCTCGCTACACTACAGAGCTCTTTCGACAGTTCCATCTGGCATTCTTAGAGCACAAAAATCTTATCAAAGCAACAAAGAATGGTCATGGTGTAGGGCCTCATTTAGCTGTCTTGCGCAGGGGTATGTCTCAAGACAACCCTCTCAAGAAATACCTAGATCTTTTTGGATGCCCATCCATCTACCTCACTGGCTCAGATTTAATGGAAGGTGTGGAATGTGCTGTGGGCAATGTATATGCTACTGACCAGCTTGCTGTCACTTACCTGGGAAAGAAGGACAAAGTCCGTCTGGTGCTAAACGGAAAGGGCACCTTTGCCAGCATTTTAGGAAAACTTAAACAGTGTCTGGAACTAAACCTAAAGCTTGTAATGCTCCTGGCAGTAAGGTACGCGATAGCTGGGCAGATGGGAGCCATTGAGTGCCTACTGCAAAAAGAGGAAGGGTCAGTAAATGGCACTGCAGCAGAAGATTTCAGCCAAGTTGTAGCtccaaaagaaggaaagaaagtcAAGCAGAAAGGACCCACAGGCTCTGCCCATGTAGAAAAGCAAGCCTACACCATTGTCATTCATGGTGGAGCTGGGGAAGAAATGATGCTGAGCCATAAGGTGGTTGAGGTTGTTGAATTTGCCCTACAGACAGCGCTGACATTGGGTGCACAAGTGTTAAGTCATGGAGGCAGCAGTTTGGATGCAGTGCAGCGAAGTGTGGCTGCTTTAGAAGACTGTTTCTTATTCAATGCGGGTAAAGGCTCTGTATACAATCACAATGGCCACCATGAGATGGAGGCTACCATTGTGGATGGACACAGCAAAAATTCTGGATCCGTGGCTTGCATGCGTAGCGCAAAAAATCCAGTGAAAGCTGCCCGGCAAGTGATGGAAAAAAGTGTACACTCACTACTGACAGGAGATGGAGCTGAGGAGTTCCTAGACAGTCTCCAAGATAAGGAGAAACCAATGGATGCAGAGTACTTTCACACTGATGTCAGATACAAGGAGCTGGCCCTGAAGCTTAGTGGCAGAAAGAACAATCATCCTCAAACAGTAGGAGCAGTTGCTCTGGATTGCTGGGGCAAACTTGCAGCAGCCACATCTACTGGGGGGTTAGTAGGCAAGTGGAAAGGTAGAGTTGGTGACACTGCAATTGTTGGAGCAGGAATATATGCTGATTCAAAACTTGCTGTGACATGCTCAGGAGATGGTGATGCATTCTTACGCGAGACAGTTGCTCATAAAGTGGCTAGTCTCTACAACCTCAAAGGCTACAGCTTGGCACAGGCTTGTCGGGAAGTGATTTATGAGGATCTAGGCGGAAAATGTGCTGGAATCATCGCAATTGACCACAAAGGCGAAGCTGTGGTTGAAACTAACGCTGGAGTGATGTTTGTTGGTTCCATGGTGAATGGAGTTGCTCGAGCTGAAGTCTTCAGACCCATGATTAGCTTTGCAAATGTGGTCTGGGAAACTGACGAATTTGTAGCCTATTTGCACCCTGAACCCTGGACTCCAGGAACCACAATTCTCACTCGAAAGGCCTTAAATGGGCCATGTAGCATCTTTCAGTTAACTGTGCCTGAATTTGTGGCAATGTTGCTTGGGGCACAAACAGTTGCTAATTTACTTTGTGAGAAACTTGATGTGTACCGTTGTGCCTTGGTGTTCATGCCCCAGCAAGACAAACCTGCTCACATCAAAATCTTGCCTATTCGTGGACTCAAACCCAACTGGGAGCCTCATCTTGCCCTTGAAGAGGACTTCCACATACATGACCCTGGTTATTGCAGTTCCAAGAGTGGCCCACGTTGTGAAGATGCTCACCTAGACCAGGTCCAGGCAAAGATCCGGGCTTGCCTTCCAACTGCCAATGCTCCTTCCTGCTATGACTTCCATGGAGATCCTTCCCATGATGGTCTTTTTTCACGCATTGTGAGAGGAGAGGAGCAGCAGTGGCGAGTCTGGGAGGACAACGAACATGTAGCCTTTTTGACACCATTCCCCAACACACCTGGCTTAACAGTTCTCGTGCCAAGAAAACCACTTACAAGTGACATCTTCCGTCTGGAAAAGAGTGACTACACAGCCCTCATCTTGGCCACACGGAAGGTGGCTCAACTTCTGCAAGAAGGGATGGGTGCTCGAGGAGTGGCTTTAATATTTGAGGGATTTGAAATTGACTATGCACATGCCAAGTTGATCCCACTTGTCACAAAGCCTGGGGAAGTGCCCCCGTCAATGCCTTCTCCTCAGTTCTGCCCAACCTACCCTGGATATGTTACTTCAGCAGATGGTCCTCCAGCATCTGCAGAGGTTCTTAATGAAATCCACACCAACATCACAAAGACCATTGCTCCTCGCTCTTGGGAACATCCCCAAAGCCACTCCACACTAGCAATAAAGAGCCAGTGGTACCGCAACCTCTTTCAGATTCAAAACACTCTGTTCCACAGCACAGTGGAGTATTTCAACAACAAATGCAAGTACGCTTATGCTCTGACGCCCATCACAACTGACACGATTTCCTCACCAATGGGTCTGGGGTCAGACTCAGAGCCTGTGTTCGTCAACATGCTAGGCCAGGACGTGTACTTGGCTGACTCCATGCAGTTTGTGCTCGAATACTTCCTGCGGTTCCAGGATGGACTTCCTGGGGCATATTATGTGTCTCCCAGTTTCCGAGGCGAGGATCCTGATGCAACCCATCTCAACCAGTTCTACCATATTGAGTGTGAGCTACTTGGTGACATGGATGAGGCTATTAGTATAGCAGAAGGCTTTGTGGCCCACCTGACTCACACAATGTTAAAGAATCACTCTAAGATCATCCTGAGCACAGCAGGAACACTGTCCCATGTACAAGATATGATAAAGCGACTGGAGGATCCCCTTCCAAGAGTGACCCTGGACCAAGCTATTACGATGTTGCCCTCTCCTGACTGTCTTGAATGGGTACAGGAGGGGCAGCCACAGTTTGGTAGAAAGTTAACTCGCAAAGGAGAAAGAACCCTGATAGAAAAGTATGGTGGTGCTGTTTGGTTGACAGAAATGGATCACCTCAGTGTGCCCTTCTACCAAGCGTATGTTGAAGGCTCTGGCAGAACCAAAGCAAAGGCTGCTGATCTCCTCTTTGGGTTGGGGGAGACAGTGGGGCTGGGGGAAAGACACCCCAACCCTGAAATGGTGCAAGAGGCCCTACGACACCATGCTGTACCAGAGGAATCGTATAAATGGTACATGAACATGAGACAGGTCATACCTTTGACTACAAGTGGATGGGGCATGGGCACAGAAAGGTTCCTCTGTTGGCTGCTACAGCATGGTGATGTCAGAGACATGCAGATCATTCCCAGGATGAAGGCAAAGAAATACATGCCTTAA
- the LOC125794061 gene encoding 3-mercaptopyruvate sulfurtransferase-like translates to MAGQVKALVAAKWLSEAVKSNRVGPSLRVLDASWYLPKVNRNAREEFGKCHIPGASFFDIDDCCDKTSPFDHMLPTASEFAEYVGNLGIGNRTHVVVYDGSDFGAFAAPRVWWMFRLFGHDSVSVLNGGLKTWLREGHPVSERYTPPERCEFRAEMKPSWVKTYEDVLENLSSGKVQVVDARVEGRFRGLEPEPREGTEPGHIPGTINMPFPSFMDSSGLERPVEELTALFQQAGVDMQKQFWITCGSGVTACHIALAAHLCGHPGVCLYDGSWSEWFAKAAPEHVISEGKGKQV, encoded by the exons ATGGCCGGGCAAGTGAAAGCTCTTGTAGCGGCGAAGTGGTTATCAGAAGCGGTGAAAAGTAACCGGGTCGGGCCGAGCCTGCGGGTCTTGGACGCGTCCTGGTACCTGCCCAAAGTCAATCGTAACGCGCGCGAGGAGTTCGGAAAATGCCACATCCCGGGAGCCTCGTTCTTCGACATCGACGACTGCTGCGATAAAACCTCGCCGTTCGATCACATGCTGCCGACCGCCAGCGAGTTCGCGGAGTACGTGGGGAATCTGGGCATCGGGAACCGCACGCACGTCGTGGTTTACGACGGCAGCGACTTCGGCGCGTTCGCGGCGCCGCGCGTCTGGTGGATGTTCCGGCTGTTCGGCCACGACTCCGTGTCCGTGCTGAACGGGGGTCTGAAGACGTGGCTGCGGGAGGGTCACCCGGTGTCCGAGCGCTACACCCCGCCGGAGCGCTGCGAGTTCCGCGCGGAGATGAAGCCGTCCTGGGTGAAGACCTACGAGGACGTGCTAGAGAACCTGAGCAGCGGGAAGGTGCAGGTGGTGGACGCCCGAGTGGAGGGGCGGTTCCGCGGACTCGAACCAGAACCGAGAGAAG GCACAGAACCCGGCCACATCCCTGGCACTATTAACATGCCCTTCCCATCCTTCATGGACTCATCTGGACTGGAGCGGCCAGTAGAGGAGCTGACCGCGCTGTTTCAGCAGGCAGGAGTGGACATGCAGAAGCAGTTCTGGATCACCTGTGGCTCGGGTGTGACTGCCTGCCACATTGCCCTCGCTGCTCATCTGTGTGGGCACCCGGGGGTGTGTTTGTATGACGGCTCGTGGTCCGAGTGGTTCGCAAAGGCTGCACCTGAACATGTCATCTCTGAGGGTAAAGGCAAGCAGGTATAG